A DNA window from Mycolicibacter hiberniae contains the following coding sequences:
- a CDS encoding phosphatase PAP2 family protein has protein sequence MTPARAAALGSVVGAAAVYVLMLVGYRQGWGWLAGIDASALQTSYDIGVKHPVWVRIWDGISTVFAPVVFRVVSMVVAVVAALRHRVRVAVFLLIAVETSGTLTALAKNSVDRPRPVTALVSAHSTAFPSGHALGVMVGAGALALLALPMVRGRARLAVVLVAALVVGAVGVSRVALNVHHPSDVLAGWALGWAYLTVWALLLQPWRRPERVTAPAAGSS, from the coding sequence GTGACACCTGCGCGTGCGGCCGCCCTGGGCTCGGTGGTGGGCGCGGCGGCGGTCTACGTGCTGATGTTGGTCGGCTACCGGCAGGGCTGGGGCTGGCTGGCCGGTATCGATGCCTCCGCGCTTCAGACGAGCTACGACATCGGGGTCAAACACCCTGTGTGGGTGCGGATCTGGGACGGCATCTCGACGGTCTTCGCGCCGGTGGTGTTCCGGGTGGTCAGCATGGTGGTGGCGGTGGTCGCCGCCCTGCGTCACCGGGTGCGCGTCGCGGTGTTCCTCTTGATTGCCGTGGAGACCAGCGGGACGCTGACCGCGCTGGCCAAGAACTCGGTCGACCGGCCGCGTCCGGTGACGGCACTGGTCTCGGCGCACTCGACGGCATTCCCGTCCGGGCATGCGCTGGGGGTGATGGTCGGCGCCGGCGCGCTGGCGCTGCTGGCGCTGCCCATGGTGCGGGGCAGGGCACGGCTCGCGGTGGTGCTGGTGGCAGCGCTGGTGGTCGGTGCGGTCGGCGTCTCCCGGGTGGCGCTCAACGTCCACCACCCCTCCGACGTGCTGGCCGGGTGGGCGCTGGGCTGGGCCTATCTGACGGTGTGGGCGCTGCTGCTGCAACCGTGGCGGCGACCTGAGCGGGTCACCGCGCCCGCCGCGGGATCGTCCTGA
- the bluB gene encoding 5,6-dimethylbenzimidazole synthase, which translates to MADPSFTKQERQAVYRAIAERRDMRRFSPGSTVQPDVLARLLAAAHAAPSVGLMQPWRFIRITDSALRQRIHALVDEERHRTAEALGRREQEFLALKVEGIRECAELLVVALRDGRQAHIFGRRTLPQMDLASVSCAIQNMWLAARAEGLGMGWVSLFEPAALAQLVGMPPDAEPVAILCLGPVPEFPDRPALEIDQWAYRQPLGEFVSENTWDDGA; encoded by the coding sequence GTGGCTGATCCATCGTTCACCAAGCAGGAGCGCCAAGCGGTGTACCGGGCGATCGCCGAACGCCGGGACATGCGGCGATTCTCACCCGGCAGCACCGTGCAACCCGACGTCCTGGCGCGGCTGCTGGCCGCGGCCCATGCCGCGCCGAGTGTGGGCCTCATGCAGCCGTGGCGGTTCATCCGGATCACCGACTCCGCCTTGCGGCAGCGGATCCATGCCTTGGTCGACGAGGAGCGCCATCGCACCGCCGAGGCGCTGGGCCGTCGCGAACAGGAGTTCCTGGCGCTGAAGGTCGAAGGCATTCGCGAATGCGCCGAACTGTTGGTGGTGGCGTTACGCGACGGCCGGCAGGCCCACATCTTCGGTCGCCGCACCCTGCCGCAGATGGATCTGGCATCGGTGTCGTGCGCGATCCAGAACATGTGGCTGGCCGCCCGCGCCGAAGGACTCGGCATGGGATGGGTGTCGCTGTTCGAACCGGCGGCGCTGGCCCAACTGGTGGGCATGCCACCGGATGCCGAGCCGGTGGCGATCCTGTGCCTGGGCCCGGTACCGGAGTTTCCGGACCGGCCGGCCCTGGAGATCGACCAGTGGGCCTACCGACAACCCCTGGGCGAGTTCGTCTCCGAGAACACCTGGGACGACGGCGCGTGA
- a CDS encoding PPE family protein has product MFLDYGVLPPEINSGRMYSGPGSGSLLTAASAWENLAEELQTAASSYDSVTTGLVTGGWTGPSAAAMAASAAPYVTWLRGTAAQAEESARQAVAAAQAYSTAVAAVVPPPVIAANRTLLTQLVATNFFGQNSPAIGEAELQYAQMWAQDAAAMYRYAGSSAAASNLAAFDTPPQTTNAAGPAAQSAAVTQAASDAVAAGPTDFMSWLTSLIGQISPFTGLTTQGLSATMTSWSGTANMLSNVNNGIGLAAFQAENPAGLDEILHPPKIGPAGLGLGGLGLGSAGLGGAGTSAASGTALKIGALSVPHAWAMPVTLTAGGTPLPPSVAPPVAAVAGGVPGAAFGETMLGTLAGRGLGAATSRAAASRRTVVPRPPAAG; this is encoded by the coding sequence ATGTTCCTGGACTACGGTGTGCTTCCGCCGGAAATCAATTCGGGGCGCATGTATTCCGGACCCGGATCGGGTTCGTTGCTGACCGCGGCTTCGGCCTGGGAGAACCTGGCCGAAGAGCTGCAGACTGCCGCGTCCAGCTACGACTCGGTGACTACAGGACTGGTCACCGGGGGGTGGACCGGCCCGTCGGCGGCGGCGATGGCGGCCTCCGCCGCGCCGTATGTGACGTGGCTGCGCGGCACCGCCGCCCAGGCCGAGGAATCGGCCCGCCAGGCCGTGGCCGCGGCCCAGGCCTATTCGACCGCGGTGGCGGCGGTGGTGCCCCCACCGGTGATCGCCGCGAACCGGACCCTGCTGACGCAGCTGGTCGCCACCAACTTCTTCGGGCAGAACTCCCCGGCGATCGGGGAGGCCGAACTCCAATACGCGCAGATGTGGGCGCAGGACGCCGCCGCGATGTACCGCTACGCCGGCTCGTCGGCGGCCGCCTCGAACCTGGCCGCGTTCGACACCCCGCCGCAGACCACCAACGCCGCCGGGCCGGCCGCCCAGTCCGCCGCGGTCACCCAGGCGGCTTCGGATGCCGTGGCGGCCGGGCCGACGGACTTCATGAGTTGGTTGACATCGCTCATCGGCCAGATATCGCCGTTCACCGGGCTGACCACGCAGGGCCTGAGCGCGACGATGACCAGCTGGTCGGGCACGGCGAACATGCTCAGCAATGTCAACAACGGAATCGGCCTGGCCGCCTTTCAGGCCGAAAACCCCGCCGGCCTCGACGAGATTCTCCACCCGCCCAAGATCGGCCCGGCCGGCCTGGGCCTGGGCGGGCTGGGGCTGGGCAGCGCCGGGTTGGGCGGCGCCGGGACGTCGGCGGCCTCGGGTACCGCACTCAAGATCGGGGCGTTGTCGGTGCCCCACGCCTGGGCGATGCCGGTCACGCTGACCGCGGGCGGTACGCCGCTGCCGCCGTCTGTCGCGCCGCCGGTCGCGGCCGTCGCCGGCGGCGTGCCGGGTGCGGCGTTCGGCGAGA
- a CDS encoding DUF732 domain-containing protein has translation MRARKPVVAAFAVAGLLGLAAPATADPGDSEFLNALDKMGISYPDAADAVAGGHSVCDYLVDGHTTNQAAKAVKNANPSLTLTRASQFVSIAHATYCEQA, from the coding sequence ATGAGGGCACGTAAACCTGTAGTGGCCGCATTCGCCGTAGCCGGCCTGCTCGGCCTGGCGGCGCCGGCGACCGCCGATCCCGGCGACAGCGAGTTTCTGAACGCACTGGACAAAATGGGCATCTCCTACCCCGACGCCGCCGACGCCGTCGCCGGCGGGCATTCGGTGTGCGACTACCTCGTCGACGGCCACACCACCAACCAGGCGGCCAAGGCCGTGAAGAACGCCAACCCCAGCCTGACCCTCACCAGGGCGTCCCAGTTCGTCAGCATCGCCCACGCCACGTACTGCGAACAGGCCTGA
- a CDS encoding DUF732 domain-containing protein, translated as MKHARWIVTAATAAALTGWAAPASADPEPNPDAAFISTIEQAGIEYTNAADAVAVGREVCAYLGAGHHVDAAARAVRISNRAMSVKNAARFVTFSQAAFCPESME; from the coding sequence GTGAAGCACGCCCGATGGATCGTGACCGCGGCCACCGCCGCGGCCCTGACAGGCTGGGCCGCGCCGGCGTCTGCCGACCCCGAACCCAATCCCGACGCCGCGTTCATCAGCACCATCGAACAAGCGGGGATCGAGTACACCAACGCCGCCGACGCGGTCGCCGTCGGCCGGGAAGTCTGCGCCTACCTGGGGGCAGGCCATCACGTCGACGCGGCGGCACGCGCGGTGCGGATCTCCAACCGCGCGATGTCGGTCAAAAACGCCGCCCGGTTCGTCACGTTCTCACAAGCGGCGTTCTGTCCCGAATCGATGGAATGA
- a CDS encoding alpha/beta fold hydrolase, which yields MPTDLTPIQPPIPIPDVPGADAGAQGLPHRSELSLREKLIVDASAFADIGLRTGVASMVAAAMFPSVLTTAVGGKQSRRERERLEFYAELASAQDPTRSFPAPTAPPRVSARRANPIAERIARGTVDNVSFRSSFEAVNPAMRDSWSALGNNNTARFQHWRHEDGPRPTLCVIHGFMGSAYLFNGLFFALPWFYRSGYDVALFTLPFHGRRAEKYSPFSGYGYFSHGASGFAEAMAQAVHDFRSMLDYLESTGVDRFALTGLSLGGYTTALLAAVEPRLQAVVPNVPVVSVESEIRDWFPANMVLAGGQRLGRVGGDEFGAATAFHSPLNYAPLVARERRLIITGLGDRLAPPEQSEMLWHHWDRCALHWFPGNHILHVSQPAYLRRMTAFLRPYMF from the coding sequence GTGCCCACCGACCTCACCCCGATCCAGCCGCCTATTCCGATTCCCGATGTTCCCGGCGCCGACGCCGGCGCGCAGGGCCTGCCGCACCGAAGCGAGTTGTCGTTGCGGGAGAAGCTGATCGTGGACGCCTCGGCTTTCGCCGATATCGGGCTGCGCACCGGGGTCGCGTCCATGGTTGCCGCTGCGATGTTTCCGTCGGTGCTCACCACGGCGGTCGGCGGCAAGCAGTCGCGGCGGGAGCGGGAGCGGCTGGAGTTCTACGCCGAGCTGGCATCGGCGCAGGACCCGACTCGATCCTTTCCCGCACCGACGGCGCCGCCGCGGGTGTCCGCGCGACGGGCCAACCCGATCGCTGAGCGGATTGCCCGCGGCACCGTGGACAACGTCTCCTTCCGCTCCAGCTTCGAAGCCGTCAACCCGGCGATGCGCGACTCCTGGAGCGCCCTGGGAAACAACAACACCGCGCGGTTTCAGCATTGGCGCCACGAGGACGGGCCGCGGCCGACGTTGTGCGTCATCCACGGGTTCATGGGATCGGCTTACCTGTTCAACGGCCTGTTCTTCGCACTGCCGTGGTTCTACCGATCCGGATACGATGTCGCCCTGTTCACCCTGCCGTTCCACGGTCGGCGCGCCGAAAAGTATTCCCCCTTCAGCGGATACGGCTACTTCTCGCACGGCGCTTCGGGATTCGCCGAAGCGATGGCCCAGGCGGTCCACGACTTCCGTTCGATGCTGGACTATCTGGAGTCCACCGGCGTCGACCGCTTCGCGCTGACCGGTCTGTCGCTGGGCGGCTACACCACTGCCCTGTTGGCCGCCGTCGAGCCCCGGCTGCAGGCCGTCGTCCCGAACGTGCCGGTGGTCTCCGTGGAATCGGAGATCCGCGACTGGTTCCCGGCGAACATGGTGCTCGCAGGTGGACAGCGGCTCGGGCGCGTCGGCGGCGACGAGTTCGGGGCCGCGACGGCCTTCCACTCGCCGTTGAACTACGCCCCGCTGGTGGCCAGGGAACGGCGACTGATCATCACCGGTCTCGGCGACCGGCTGGCACCGCCGGAGCAGTCCGAGATGCTGTGGCACCACTGGGATCGCTGTGCCCTGCACTGGTTCCCGGGGAACCACATACTGCACGTCAGCCAGCCGGCCTACCTGCGCAGGATGACCGCGTTCCTGCGGCCCTACATGTTCTAG
- the eccE gene encoding type VII secretion protein EccE: MSSYRTTVPRPGPARIALVLLAVVPAVMAKPWETSTQRWVLAVGVLVTILLLGWWRGLHFTTIARRRLAMLRSRGGAHADRPEVVNTRTTAALRINEPGAEPSLPLPLIAGYLNRYGLRADTVRLTSRVSRSDSGATTTDTWISLTYSAEPNLAALQARSAAIPLQRTVDVAARRLADHLREFGWDTTIVAGEEIPSLSGAKARETWRCLEDGSGDHVAAYQVGIDAALADTISRIQAVNANEAWTVLEFAEADGQQTVAAGCALRTGSVPDGGAPLAGLQPQQGNHRRALLGLHPLSGSRLGGHAPLDGDEIAALRWPAAATVAAAR, translated from the coding sequence GTGAGCTCCTACCGAACCACCGTTCCACGCCCCGGGCCGGCCCGGATCGCTCTGGTGCTGCTGGCCGTGGTGCCCGCAGTGATGGCCAAACCCTGGGAGACCAGCACCCAGCGCTGGGTGCTGGCCGTCGGTGTTCTCGTCACGATCCTGCTGCTGGGCTGGTGGCGCGGACTGCACTTCACCACCATCGCCCGCCGGCGCCTGGCCATGCTGCGCTCGCGGGGCGGCGCCCACGCCGACCGGCCGGAGGTGGTCAACACCCGGACGACGGCGGCCCTGCGAATCAACGAGCCGGGGGCCGAGCCGAGCCTGCCGCTGCCGCTGATCGCGGGGTACCTGAACCGCTACGGTCTGCGGGCCGACACGGTCCGCCTCACCAGTCGGGTGTCGCGGTCGGACAGTGGCGCCACAACCACCGACACCTGGATCAGCCTGACGTACTCGGCCGAGCCGAACCTGGCTGCGCTGCAGGCGCGTTCGGCCGCCATTCCGCTGCAGCGCACCGTCGATGTCGCCGCCCGGCGCCTCGCCGACCATCTGCGCGAATTCGGCTGGGACACCACGATCGTCGCCGGTGAGGAGATTCCGTCGCTGAGCGGCGCGAAGGCCCGGGAAACCTGGCGGTGTCTGGAAGACGGCTCGGGCGACCATGTCGCGGCCTACCAGGTGGGTATCGACGCAGCGCTGGCCGACACCATCAGCCGGATTCAGGCGGTCAACGCCAACGAGGCCTGGACGGTGCTGGAATTCGCCGAGGCCGACGGTCAGCAGACCGTTGCCGCGGGCTGCGCCCTGCGTACCGGTTCGGTGCCCGACGGTGGCGCCCCCCTGGCGGGACTGCAGCCGCAGCAGGGCAATCATCGCCGCGCCCTGCTGGGCCTGCACCCGTTGTCCGGCAGTCGCCTGGGCGGTCATGCCCCGCTGGACGGCGACGAGATCGCCGCCCTGCGGTGGCCCGCTGCGGCGACGGTTGCGGCCGCGCGTTAG
- a CDS encoding amidohydrolase family protein produces the protein MTGGAEAAAVRQVWSALGLPGIIDVHTHFMPKPVLDKVWQYFDSAGPLLGRPWPINYRADEAGRLATLRAFGVRRFTSLVYPHKPQMAAWLNQWAVEFARATPDCLSTATFYPEPGAAGYVGVAISGGAQVFKAHIQVGDYDPNDPLLDEVWGSLADSGTPVVIHCGSGPQPGRFTGPGPVRRLLRRHPGLTLIVAHMGMPEYDDFLDICLESQAVHLDTTMVFTAFVDQLMPFPVGTDPRLREAGERILFGSDFPNIPYGYREALDALTALPGVDDDWLRGVLHDNAAQLFAIELPSPLHPGP, from the coding sequence GTGACAGGGGGCGCCGAAGCGGCGGCGGTTCGCCAGGTCTGGTCGGCGCTGGGGCTGCCGGGGATCATCGACGTGCACACCCATTTCATGCCCAAGCCGGTGCTGGACAAGGTGTGGCAGTACTTCGACTCGGCCGGCCCACTGCTCGGCCGGCCCTGGCCGATCAACTACCGGGCGGACGAGGCCGGTCGCCTGGCCACGCTGCGTGCCTTCGGGGTGCGCCGCTTCACCTCCCTGGTGTATCCGCACAAACCCCAGATGGCTGCTTGGCTCAACCAGTGGGCAGTCGAATTCGCCCGCGCGACACCGGATTGCCTGTCGACAGCGACGTTCTATCCCGAGCCCGGCGCCGCCGGCTACGTCGGCGTCGCCATCAGTGGCGGGGCGCAGGTCTTCAAGGCACACATCCAGGTCGGCGACTACGACCCCAACGACCCTTTGCTCGACGAGGTTTGGGGGTCGCTGGCAGACAGTGGCACCCCCGTGGTGATCCACTGCGGCTCCGGCCCGCAGCCCGGCCGGTTCACCGGGCCCGGTCCGGTTCGCCGGCTGCTGCGCCGCCACCCGGGGCTGACGCTGATCGTCGCGCACATGGGCATGCCGGAGTACGACGACTTCCTCGACATCTGCCTGGAATCGCAAGCGGTACATCTGGATACCACGATGGTCTTCACCGCGTTCGTGGACCAGCTCATGCCGTTTCCGGTCGGCACCGATCCGCGACTGCGCGAGGCGGGCGAGCGCATCCTGTTCGGCAGCGATTTCCCGAACATCCCCTACGGTTACCGCGAGGCGCTGGACGCGCTCACCGCACTTCCCGGGGTCGACGACGACTGGCTACGTGGGGTTTTGCACGACAACGCCGCGCAGCTGTTCGCAATCGAGTTACCATCCCCGTTGCACCCGGGACCATAG
- a CDS encoding L,D-transpeptidase family protein translates to MRRLVSLFSAAVFGAAAVTGVPGAHADVTPWFARSVGNATQVISVVGVGGSDAKMDVYQRGAAGWQPVAAGIPAHVGSAGMAAKAKSGYPATPMGVFTLPYAFGTAPNPGGGLQYVQVGPDHWWDGDDHSPTFNTMQVCKRAQCPFNTGESENLQIPQYKHAVVMGVNTARTPGDGAGFFFHTTDGGPTAGCVAIDDAKLVQIIGWLRPGAVMAIAQ, encoded by the coding sequence ATGCGCCGCCTCGTGAGCCTGTTCAGCGCTGCTGTGTTCGGCGCCGCCGCGGTGACCGGCGTGCCGGGCGCCCACGCCGACGTCACGCCCTGGTTCGCCCGCTCGGTGGGCAACGCCACTCAGGTGATCTCCGTTGTCGGGGTTGGTGGTTCAGACGCCAAGATGGACGTTTACCAGCGCGGCGCTGCGGGCTGGCAGCCGGTGGCGGCCGGGATTCCGGCCCACGTCGGCTCGGCCGGCATGGCGGCCAAGGCCAAGAGCGGGTATCCGGCTACCCCGATGGGGGTTTTCACGCTGCCCTACGCGTTCGGCACCGCGCCCAACCCCGGTGGGGGACTGCAGTACGTCCAGGTCGGTCCCGACCACTGGTGGGACGGCGACGACCACAGCCCGACGTTCAACACCATGCAGGTGTGCAAGAGGGCGCAGTGCCCGTTCAACACCGGCGAGAGCGAGAATCTGCAGATCCCGCAGTACAAACACGCTGTGGTGATGGGCGTCAACACCGCGCGCACTCCCGGCGACGGTGCGGGCTTCTTCTTTCACACCACCGACGGCGGCCCGACCGCGGGCTGCGTGGCCATCGACGACGCCAAACTGGTGCAGATCATCGGGTGGCTGCGCCCCGGCGCGGTCATGGCGATCGCGCAGTAG